Genomic segment of Streptomyces sp. NBC_01210:
GATCGGCCTGGGCACCTGGTCGACGTCGAAGAACCTCGGCGGCGAGAAGTCGATCGGCGACGACTGGATCGTGGCCGCCCGCGAGGGCGTGAGCGTCGGCGCGCAGTACTTCCCGGACGTCCAGCTAGCGCGGTTCGTCCCGGCGCTGCGGGACGCGCTGGGTGCCGCGTTCGGCAAGCGGGCGTTCGAGACCGACCTCTTCGCACTGGCACACGCCAAGGACCGGCAGGTCCCGACGAGCACGAGCGCCTTCCTCACCGGCCTAAGCGGCACGGACTACCCCGAAGAGCTCACGTACGACGGGTTCTTCCAGCACATGAACGCCTTCCTGCTGAGCCAGGCCCAGGGCAGCGGCCCGGAGGCAACCTCGCCATTCACGGTGGTCTCAGACGCGGCGTTCGCACTGCTGGGCTCGATGAACCTGCAGATGGTGGAGCGGGCGAGCTTCGTGGCGCAGAACAGCTGGCTGGCCATCGGCTACTCGGTCGGCGCGGCCACCGGGGTGGCGCTGGCCCGCCAGCAGCCGCTCAAGCGGCCGCTGGTGTTCGTCGGGGACGGCTCGTTCCAGGAGATCTGCCAGGAGCTGTCCACACACGTGCGCCACCACCTGCGCCCGGTGGTCTTCGTCCTGGACAACGAGGGCTTCTACGGCATCGAACAGATGCTGATCAGCCCCTGCTATTACAAGCAGAAGCCGTCCGACGGGGCCGACTTCTACAACGTGCTGCACCCGTGGCAGTACGAGAAGCTGGCGGAGGTCTTCGGCTCAGAGAAGGACCGGATGCACGGGCGGGAGCTCACCACCCACACCGACCTGAAGTCACTGCTGCTCGACATCGCCGATCCGGGCAACGACATCAACCACGCCCCGATCCTGGCCCGGGTCCGGCTCAGCCGGCACGACTACCCGCGGGCACTCCAGTACAAGATCGACGAGACGTGCAAGTAACCGCCGCACGGCGCACCGGCCCCGGTCCTCGGGTCGGGGCCGGTGCGCCGTGCGCCCGTGCTCAGTTGGGTACTGGTGAGCTCGTGTATTCAACTGTGTTCTCTGTGGGGTCCACCCAGCTGGTGACCCCTTGAGGTCGCCCGAGC
This window contains:
- a CDS encoding alpha-keto acid decarboxylase family protein encodes the protein MSGNGEWTVGRYLATRLEQLGIRYLFGVPGDHLGPFLTIMHATTGVRWVGTPTEIGGGYAADAYARVRAADADLANGEQGVAAVAVTYGVGAFSLLNPIGGAYVEYVPVIAINAAPSYEQWLNYQAVGLLTSHMSQRRESNLEVYRQVTVDAQVISNPGLAPSQIDSAIIAGLTERRPVYLEVMDDLWNAPCAAPQGELRRQERPFTKKNEEMLAKAVEASVKLVERLGTPVLWAGEEIERNRLEQELVSLVQLTGIPFCTTVGAKSVVSENTPGFMGVYNGKASLPEVRKAFKAAGCRIGLGTWSTSKNLGGEKSIGDDWIVAAREGVSVGAQYFPDVQLARFVPALRDALGAAFGKRAFETDLFALAHAKDRQVPTSTSAFLTGLSGTDYPEELTYDGFFQHMNAFLLSQAQGSGPEATSPFTVVSDAAFALLGSMNLQMVERASFVAQNSWLAIGYSVGAATGVALARQQPLKRPLVFVGDGSFQEICQELSTHVRHHLRPVVFVLDNEGFYGIEQMLISPCYYKQKPSDGADFYNVLHPWQYEKLAEVFGSEKDRMHGRELTTHTDLKSLLLDIADPGNDINHAPILARVRLSRHDYPRALQYKIDETCK